The window gaatcaaataaaattagtATAGAATAGTATCATATCATGCTTGAGTACGAAAAAGAAAACTTGCATAGAGTATCTGATTGCATCGATGGCATTTTTTGCTGGGAGGAACTCATTCACCGCGACCTCTTTGTTTTCATTCTTCTTGTCTGTTAGCCACAACAGAAATATAACAATTACACTCTAGTTAGTAGTAACTGCAGTTGATGAGCTGTAATGTAACAGTTGGGATGAGCTATGGATATAATCTAAGAACATACAATCTTCAAAGAAGCGGCGAATCTCTTGAAGGCGATGTGGAGGAAGGTCCTTGATGTCCGTGTAGTGACGGTATTCAGGGTCATCAGCGCAGACCGCTATGATCTTATCATATTTCTCTCCCTAGCGATAATGATCAATGATTAAATAAGATGTAAAGATGTAAGAACTCAGCCTCGAGGTAAAATTAATTTACAATGAGAAATGTTATTCCATAGAAAAGCCCCCTTATGCTGGCTTGGTCAAAGCTCATTCATCAAGTGATCCCAAATTACATGCAAGAATATGAGGCACAACGGTGAAACAGAGTATGCAATCAGGTGATGGAAAAACTAGACCTGATCAATCATAGGCATGAGCCCAATAGCACGAGCTCGCAGGTAACACCCAGGGACAACTTGTTCCTATCAGAACAAGAGAAGTAGAGAACACAATGTTAGAGTAAAAGCTGACAATGGAAGTTCTTTAAACGTTACATACATTAGTACCTGCATCAGGATGAGGACGTCCATGGGGTCGCTATCCTCACAGAGTGTGCGTGGAATGAAACCGTAGTTGTGTGGGTAAACAACAGAGGAGTAAAGGACACGATCAACCTGTAACAAATAATCTCCGATTATCTATTCTGGATGTGAAAAACAAATGTTGTAGGAAGCAAGCTCACCATAATCCTAAATGTTCCTAATCGACATACTGTTATTGGCACATTATTAAGACCTGTCCTTCTCTTTATTCCTTTGGAATAAAGACTACATTTGTCTGAAGCAATGCTAACTGATATAGCTCTTAAACTCTTGGCATGGCAACTGTGTTTCCTTGTCTAATAGGGAGCGGAGATATGGCGCACAGACACCAAGTGTTTTCAAATTAACAAACATGTTTAAATAACATTAACAGACTGAACATGACATAGGACCTCACCTTGATCAGACCAGATGCCTTGTCCAACTCATACTTCACCTTGCTGCCTCTAGGAATCTCAACCACCTGAaattgaaaaagaaaaacatgtacATAAACTTAATAGAAATAGGACAAGTACAGGCAAAAACAGGTTTGAGACATGCCGAATTTCAGCATGCCAGCTGAATGCATGTAAATAAAGGAGCCCAGGCTGGAACAAATGCTATCTACTAGTATGTAGGTGTAGCTGGTTTATACAAAACCGTTAATTGGTGAGTACAAGTCCACCACAGTAACACAACGTGAGACATGGTTGAATTGGTTCATCATATATTCATACTGCATGACAGTTCGACAAATGTTTGAATCACTAGGTCATATATTCATATGACAGCCAAAATGATGTACATATTTAAATATCATGAAAATGATTTGGTACAATGTAATTTAAGCTCTGTTGTCCCAGTAAGTATCAGCAGACCTAATATATGTAGGGAGGTTACAAATTGTGGAGTCCAAGACTGCTAACCAAAGAGGCCACGAATATAAGTCCCTATGCTGTCATATGGGGCTTAATGCAAGTATGAAGATAAAGCTTCAAATTCTTGCGCATCAGTACGATCAGAGTCCAGAACACCAACCATATTTGTAAATTTAGTAATAGAACGTAAACTTACACAGTTGAAAACTTCAGGAGCCCCTGGTCCTGCATTTGAAGGTGCATTCAATTAGGCAAAGACAAAACAAGAAATCACTTGATTAGATATATTTTCCATTATTATATAACAATAGTGCATTCAGTAATTTAAAAAGCATGACGGAATGAAAAGGTGACAATATCATAGTCTTAAGAAAACATAGCAAAATTATGTGTCCTTGATTAGAGAATTAAGAATATTTAGTACCTATCTCCAAATCATGCCATGGATGAGCAGCAACATGTTTCTGGGACATGGAAGAAAGGATGCGCTCATTGAGAACAGCAGTTCCAGCCATGGCTACATGATTTAAAACAATTTCattaattcaacattttttctGAATCAAGGGCAATAGGAATTGGAAGCAAATTAAATAGCACAACAAAGTAAGGTTAAGCATGAGGTCCATGAATAGGTAAGTAAATCAGATTATGCACAATAACAAAGTAAGGTTAAGCATGAGCTCCATGAATAGGTAAGTAAATGGCAAAATAGTTAAAATCATCCCTGAACTATGGTGCTTGGCTCAATTTGGTCCCTGAACTATGAAAACATCCAATTTAGTTCCTGCCACGTCGGATTCAAGGGTGAATGTGGACCGGTTATGATAGTAAAAGGACTAAATTGGACGTTTCCATAGTTCAAGGACCAAAATGAGCCAAGCCCCATAGTTCAGGGATGATTTTGGCTATTTTACCTAAGTAAATCAGATTATGTGCATCATTACTACAAAAGTCAACGTTGTTATCCTGCGTATATAGAACTTTGCCATCTCAATGATCCTGCTTAAGTGTTTAGCTCCACTGTCTCTCATCTCAGTGGACTTGTATCCAAGAGTACACAATTATCAAGTTTCCAGAACAAGCAGCGCTCCTATCTCTATTGCCTGAAGATCAACACACGATGCTAAGCAGACTCTAGCAAACAACGGATGCAATTTTACGCTAAAAATTACTACCACCACATACAAGACCCCAATGACCAAGTAACTAACTGAAGATTGACGTTCTTGGTTTCTTGCTCTGTTGTCAGCAGACATGACACAATTTACAAACACGTTGAAAATAGTCCAGAAAAATGCAGAGAGAAAAACTAGAGGTCTAAAACAGAAACTGAGTGCTTAGTAACTTCAAAGAACGGACAGTCAACAAATTGGGAATCGAGAAAAAGCTCTTTATCCTGAGTAACTTCAAAGCCAAACAGATGCAGAAAAAGGCAAATGGAAAGTGGCCTTCTAAGTAACTTCAAACAGCACAAAGAAAGAGGCCAATAAACAATGCCAAGTGAAACAATTTTATGCGATTGCCAAAGGATGCGGTCAGATTAGTACATCTATTCTATGCAAGCTCGCATGCAGCAGTCAGAAGGACCGCAATAAATTAATCGAAACTAGCATGATGTTAGTCAAGGGTTAAAGACCAATACGAGGAGATGACATCAGTATCCTAAACACTTGCCCTGAACAACCGCAGCACCACATTTTCGGAAATATAATCGGTACAAAGAGATACATTCTCACAACTAGAACTAAGCACTCAGTATAATTGGTACAAAGAAATACATGCTCACAACTAACTATATCCCAGATGGGAAACAAATAGCAGATGGGGGGAAAGCCCACGAGGTTGCAGCGCTTCTACCTGTTTGTAGCGAACTCCACAAAACAAGAAAAGGGACGCTCGAAAAGGCGAGCGAAGGAACACCACACAGTACAAAGAGGAAATGACCCAATCCAAAACAAATCGAAGCAGATCCAAACCAAGATAACTCGATCGCAAAACGTTTTCGCGTAATACGGTAACATGGTGTTGGCCTTGTTAACACCAAAGCGTACGCAaaacaatgaaaaaaaaatacaggaAAAAAGCGAGGAAAGAACACGCACGAATCCTTCCAAACTTCATGAAAACggagaaaaaggagagaggaaaATGGCCGCAGCAAAACCGCCAGCACGCATCTGATCACTAACCACAGCGCCATCAGATCAATCACGGGAAAGAACACCAAAGAAGCGCAAACCGCGTAGCAAACGGCTCCGACGGGCGCATCGGATGGCACGGCAAGCCAAGCATCAGGCAAGAGCAGCACTGCAGCACCCGAGCACGCACAGGGCGGGCGAGAAACCAAGAAACGCTGTCGTACAGCACGGCGCCCCCAAGAAACCAGCGCCACCAGAGCCACGAGCGCGCGTCCAGCGATCTACCACCGGGCCGGATCGAGggaaagaggagggggaggggcccTCGCCACTCACCGGAGCCGATCGGAGGGTCGCCCTCCCTCCCCGGTGGCGAAAGCGAGGAGAGGCGTCAGGCAGGCGAGCGCGAGGTGGCGGAGGGAGGGAGTGGCCTCGAGTtcgctgcggctgctgctgctgctgctgctgctgtccagCGCCACGGGCTCGAGCCGATGTGATATTtcggccagccagccagccagccgggCCCAGCCTTCTGCTTTTCGGTGACGCGAGGGGAGACGGGTGGGCCCGGGGCGTCCCCACGGCTGGCCGGCTCAGTGTTCGGGGCCGTCCGATGGACGCGCGACGGGGACGTGGACGGCGCGGATCGCGCCCACGCGGGGGATAACGCTCTAGTGGAGGCAGCTGGGAGTGGGAAGCTGGGGTGGGGGGAGGCGAGGCGCGCACGGGTCACGGTCAACAGATTTTTCGAtaggtttttttttctgtttttagaaatttttttatcgtttttttgagaaaaataaattcagacatttttttatgagttaaaaaaaaattcgagtgaaattttggtgggtagaaaaaaaatttaagaaacaaattggtgagataaaaaaaattttaCGAGAAAAATTTTGACAAGAGAGAAAATTAtcaaatggaagaaaaaaaaaagtacatccaaaaaaaatttgtatgcaaagaaaaaaaaaggcaggGGGCGGCACTGGTGTCGAGTGGAGGCCGACGGCACGGAGAGCGGCGACCCTGGtgcggagcagcggcgcgggACAGGGCAGCAGCCGCGCGGGGAGGtgccgggggcgggggcggagagGTGGCCCGGCGGCGCGagtcggaggagcaggggcccgTCGGCGAGCTCCGAGGAGCTAGGGCCCGGCAGCCCATCGGCGTGGGGCGGAGGAGCAGAGGTCCTATCGGCGAGCTCTGAGGAGCAGGGGCCCGGCGGCGTGGGGCGGAGGAGTAGGGGTCCCGTCGGTGAGCTCCGAGGAGCAGGGGCCCGGCGGGGCGGGCGCGGAGAAGCTGCTAGATCCAGACAAGGAAAAAGGAAGAGAGAGGAAGTGAAAAGGGAATGGGAGAGATGCTGCCGCGGTAGAAAATAAACTTGTGAGCGTTAGGCCCACCACGTGGATGGATCAGTCGACCATAAGATGCCCCACTTTCGGTCGACCGTAGATCCAGTATCGCGGGCGCGCACCCGCATCCGGTTCCCGGGAATATACGGGGAATCGGGCGCCTGGCCCGGGAATATACTAGGGCGTGGACCGGGAGACGCCGACGCCCGCCCGACCGTACAGTCGCGGGTTCCCTTCCGGGGCTGCGGCTTCGGAGGTGGGACCACCGCCACCGGCACAGGGAGAGAACCCACCCGGACGGGCGCGTCGCGACACGACAATACCTACACAGGCCGTCAGCGGGCCCCTCACGGACTGGGCCGCCGATGCTCCGCGCAGGGCCGCAATTTTGGTTGTCACCTgctcgtggccgccgccgctgccggcctaCCGAAGCGCCTGGGCCTGGGACGGGTAAGCGAAAGCGACCCACGTAGGCTTTCTCGCCACTGTTTGTTCCGTAGCCAGATATTCAGTCTTCGCCCACTTGTACACGTATATTACCAGTTGGTCTtcacatatactccctccgtcccaaaataaatgtaaGCCGTGTTTGGTTACCTGTCAAATCAGAATTACACAAAAAAACGAATATCTGCATGGAGTACttaatgaagtctatttgcaaaactttttcagggatggatgtaacttttcgagatgaatctaatgacagtaattaattgatgatttgctaaagtaatcattctctaatcacaCGATCAaaaatctcattagattcgtctcgcgatttacacagagggttgtggaggtgattttgtaattacactttatttaatactctaaattagtggtcaaaggtgcaaaaagtttttgcgaaattttttaCACCCTAAACCAAACACTGCGGTAATTCTAGAACCAAACACGGAAACCAATGCTAAGTGAAAATTACCAAATTGCTCCTTGTCCTTTGTGAGAAAAATCTAGACATTGGCTTGTCTTTTCTAGGAGAAATCTCCGGAGACTCTTGTCTTTTGTGGTTGTTGGGTCAAAATTGCATTTtttgtgggacaaattttgaaccatagaattgtatttattttgggaccGAGGGAGTAACAAATTAATACTGTATATGTCTGCTTCCATATGTTTGCAGCAAGCATTGCCCATACAGAAGGTACAGGCACTTATTCActgtacatatttatagtctaaAACAGGAATGTAACTATACCAACTGCACGATGCAAACAGGGAGTACTACCATGGAACGAGAAAAGGATCTACCACGAGTCGATGACCAttaactttcaaaaaaaaaaagttcatgaCCAGTAATAAGCGATAGCACACATGATTATCAACATGAACGGCATGCAGTCACGGCCGCGTTGATTGTTCTGCCGATTCCACCCCGCCATCTCAGGAATCTTGGGCTCATTGTGAGCCGACTGACAAGCTCTTGCGGTGGATGCTCATGAACTTGGCAACAAACTCTGCCGAAGCAAAGATAAAAGGGATTAGATACCCGTTAACTTTACAGGGACAGAAGCAACAATCTACAGAACCCATGGAACATACAGAAAATACACTGACAAGTGGTTATATGCCTTTTCCCATGTCAATTCAAATGCAGCGTTGATCCAGAACCAAGTCTAATCATTTCTCACCAACTAGATCCATAATCCCGTAGCACTTCGGGGTATGGATTGATTGTGTATTGGAATATGGTAATCATTTGGATACAAAGAAAATGGTAGCTTACCTTCCAGTTTCAGCAGAGCACTTGCACCGACTGGCAACCGCTTATCCTGAAATTCATTATTCTCATATATCATTAACATAGCTCGCCAGGTAAAGTGCATGCAAATTGGAAGTGAGAGCAAACTCACATAGTAGGCATGCCAATAGTAGACCTCCCTCTTCACACTAGTCTGAATCCCCTTCAGGAAGAGTTCTACAAGCTTCTGCAAGAGATTCAGGAATGATGTTCATATGCATGTCTATTTTTCTGTTGAGATAATAACATCCCTGAAGCACAGAGAAACTTTTCAGCTCTGGTTCGCATAGTTTACCTGGAGTATTAGTTTAGGAGGTACAAATTCCACCAGGAGCTTTTGGAGCTTGCCTCGTGCCAAGAATAACCTACATAATATTTTTATTATCTGTTATGCAGATGGAACTGTAAGATGCAATCACGCAGTTCAATGTCGTTACTCTGTTCCATGTAGACACAAACTCCGATCAAAGTTACCATAAAGATATAATGTGACGGTGGTGGGAGCAACTATGTTCCAACACAAGAAAGTTTCTTCTAATTCTAGTGTCACACCTTTTGGGATCAGGATCATCCAAAATTTCTGTCGAAAGTTCCTCCAGGACCTCCTCCCATCCTAGTGGTATAGCTTGTCCATCAATGAATGGGTAACTGGTAGGTTGAAAGGGAAACGTTTAAAAAATCAGAGAATTGTGCAATATGATATAGAATGAGATGAATCAAGAACTTTCACATTAcagaaagagaagagagaaataCTATGATCGTACTTGTTGGTTTTACATGCCTCCAAAGCTAATATAGCCTCCCTCAAGTTCTGCCTGGATTGACTTGCAATAGTAGTAGCAAAAGTTGCAGGAAGATCAaaactctctctttttgataTATAAGTGAGGATATCCACAATCTGAAAGAAAAATGTCAGTAAGTGGTTCTAAACAATTAACAAAATACTGATGTCCATGTGCTACTCTCTCCAATCCAAATTATAGTTCAATTAGCTGCCCTAagttaaacttttttttttactttgacCAATTTTAGAGAAAGTTATGTAACATCTATAATAACAAATAAATTTACTATCAAGATATATTCCATGGTGGATTCAATGAACCTAATTTGATGTTGTAGACAATAGTGCTTTTTTgctataaacttggtcaaagttGGACAAGTTTGACATAGGACAAAGCTCAAGTGAACTATAATTTTGAATTGAAGATTTGAAGGAGTACTTATAAAGAGTGGAAGTTTCCCACGCCTCATAATCATGTCAAGCAAAAATAACATGCTAGAGTTGAATACTTATCTCATGTGTTCTGAATTTGGGACTTAGGTAGTTCATGAAAACTAACATGTAAATGTTGGCTTATAAGTTATAGCTAAAGTGAACTCACCTCACGTGTACTGGGAACACCAATTGTAATAAGCTTGCAACGACTCTTTATAGAATCTACGAGATTTGATTCATCCTGGCAAGTCATTATTATCTTGCATGCATCAGAGGAGGAAtcaagtatccattttatcaaACGCTGATTATTCTCGCTGACTTTATCAACATCATAGAGAACAATTACTGGAAAGAACAATTAATCATGTTATGAATATTTCAAATAGAATG is drawn from Panicum virgatum strain AP13 chromosome 1N, P.virgatum_v5, whole genome shotgun sequence and contains these coding sequences:
- the LOC120656955 gene encoding soluble inorganic pyrophosphatase-like, with the protein product MAGTAVLNERILSSMSQKHVAAHPWHDLEIGPGAPEVFNCVVEIPRGSKVKYELDKASGLIKVDRVLYSSVVYPHNYGFIPRTLCEDSDPMDVLILMQEQVVPGCYLRARAIGLMPMIDQGEKYDKIIAVCADDPEYRHYTDIKDLPPHRLQEIRRFFEDYKKNENKEVAVNEFLPAKNAIDAIRYSMDLYGSYIIEGLRK